Part of the Desulfohalovibrio reitneri genome is shown below.
CTCGCGGGTCGAACTGATGGAGCAGGTGCAGCAAGAGCTCATGGAAAACCCGTTCCTGGAGGAAGGATCAGAAGACCAGGGCGATGCCGAACAGCCGCAGGATTCGAGGACAGACGGCGAAAGTGAGGCGCTCATGCGCGACGCCGACTGGGAGAACTACCTCGGGGAGTTTTCCTCGTCGGCCCGGCAGTCCGGGGCCCGCGAGGCGGAGTCTCCCGAAGAGGGGCTCAGCTTCGAGGCCAGACTCACGGCCAAGCCTTCCCTGGAGGGACACCTGGCTTGGCAGATGCGGCTCTCGGATTTCGACGAGGAAGCCATGAACGTGGGAGAGCACGTCATCGGCAACCTCAATCCTTCCGGCTACCTCATGTCCAGCGTGGAAGACATCGCCGGTGAATCCGGCTCTTCTCCCGAAAAGGTGGAGTCGGTTATCCTGGCCATGCAGCGGTTCGATCCTGTAGGCGTGGCTTCAAGAGACCCCCGCGAGTGCCTGCTGGTGCAGATGGACGTGCTGGGCATGGACGACCCGGTGCTCCGCTCTCTGGTTTCCGACCATTTGGAGGATCTGGAGAAAAAGCGCTACAAGCCGCTGGCCCGCAAGTTCAAGCTCAGCCTGGACGAGCTCAAGGAATACCTCGACGTCATCCAGTCACTCGACCCCATGCCCGGGGCCAGTTTCGGAACGGGTGAGCCGCAGTACGTCAGCCCGGATGCCTACGTCTATAAATACGACGACGAGTTCGTTATCGTCCTCAACGAGGAAGGGTTGCCAAAGTTGACCCTCAACTCCCTTTACATGGACGGCATGGCCGCCGAGCGCGGCAAGAGCAAGGATTATTTTCAGGAGCGCATGCGCTCGGCGGTCTGGCTGATCAAGAGCCTTTATCAGCGCCAGCGCACCCTTTACAAGGTCATCGAGTCCATCGTCCGTTTCCAGCGTGATTTCTTCGAGGAAGGCGTGACGCATCTCAAGCCGCTTATTCTCAAGGACGTGGCCGACGACATCAACATGCATGAATCCACAGTCAGCCGGATTACCACCAACAAGTACGTGGCTACCCCCCACGGCACGTTCGAGCTGAAGTTCTTCTTCAATTCGGCGCTGGAGATGGAGGATGGCTCCCAGGTGGGTTCCGAATCGGTCAAGGCGCTCATCAAGCAACTCATCGACAAGGAAGACCCCAAGAAGCCGTTGTCCGACGAGAAGATCGCGGACATGCTCAAGGACAGGCTGCATGTGAACATCGCCCGTCGCACCGTGGCCAAGTACCGCACCGCCCTTGGGATATCCTCGTCAAGCAAGCGAAAGCAGATATTCTGAGTGGGAGATGAAATGAACATCGCCTTTAATTTCATGGACTTCGAGCCGTCCGACCACCTCAAGGAGTATGCCCACAAGCGCTTCGGCAAGCTGGAGAAGCTGCTCACCAACAGTGACGGCGCCGACGTGCAGGTCAATCTTTCCGTGCAGAAGAGGGTCAACCAGACTGCGGAGGTCGTCGTCAGCGACGACAACCTCTACATTTCGGCTTCGGAGCAGACCGCTGATATGTACTCCACCATTGATCTGGTGCTGGACAAGGTGCTCACCCAGATCAAGAAGCTCCGGGACAAGCAAAAGATGGTGCGCCGCCCGGCCAAGACCGAAGCGGGACCAGTGGACGTCGCTCCCGAGCCCGAGGAAGCGGAGCGGCGGATCGTGCGTGCCGATTCCTTCCAGCCCAAGCCGATGGACGAGGAAGAGGCGGCCATGCAGCTCGAGTCGCTGGATTACGATTTTCTGGTATTCAGAAACGCGGAGACTTCGAGGATAAATGTCATCTACCGGCGTCACGACGGGGACTTCGGACTGATTGATCCTGCCTCGACGTAGAGTGAGGAGCGAATGAAACTCGGCGACTATCTGCGACGCGATTACGTGCTCCCTAACCTGCAGGCGGGCAGCAAGGCGGAGGTGCTGAGCGAGTTGATTCAGCCTCTGGCCCAGGAGCAGCCCGAGGTGGACGCGGACAAGGCCCGGCGCGTACTCATGGAGCGTGAGAAGCTGGGGACCACCGGCATTGGCGGCGGCGTGGCCATACCCCACGGGAAGATCGACGAACTCGAGGATATCATTCTTGTGGCTGGGCGCAGCTCCCGGGGGGTTGAGTTCGACGCCCTGGACCAGCAGCCCTGCCATATCTTTTTCATGGTGCTTGCGCCGGAAAACGCAGCCGGGCAACACCTGCGCATTCTGGCCCACATATCACGGCTGCTCAAGGACGAGGACTTCCGGCGTTCCTTCCTTTCAGCGGAAGACGCCGGGGATTTGTGGGAGCTTCTGCACAACGCCTGAGCGGCGGTAGCGAGACGGCAATGGAGCACGGACCGGCCTTCCCCATCGTCATCCTCACGGGGCTTTCCGGAGCGGGAAAGTCCACGGCCCTGCGCGTGTTCGAGGACATGGGCTTCTTCTGCGTGGACGGCCTGCCCGTGGGCATGGTTCCCAAGCTGGCTTCTCTGTACAAGGGCCAGGACCACCGCAACACGCGTGGTCTCGCCCTCGGCATGGACATCCGCCAGCACGACTTTCTCGACGACTGGAACGCCGCGGCCGATGAGATCACCTCCCAAGGGCTGCGGACCCAGATCGTCTTTCTTGAGGCCGAGACCGGGGAACTGTTGCGGCGTTACCACGAGACGCGCAGGCCGCATCCGTTGGAGCAGGAGGACATGGGGCTGGAGCAGGCCCTGGCCGAGGAGCGCCGCATCCTGTCCCCCCTGCGCTCCCAGGCCAGCCTGGTCATAGACACCACCACCTATTCCATCCACGATCTGCGGCGTGCTCTGCAGGAGAAATGGGCCAACCTGGCGGAAAACGGCCAGGGGATGCGTGTCCATGTCATTTCATTCGGTTTCAAGTACGCTTCTCCCAAAGAGGCGGACCTGATGTTCGACCTCCGCTTCCTTCCCAATCCGTTCTTTGATGAGCGCCTTAAGCCTCTCACGGGGCGGGACAGGGACGTGGCCGACTATGTTCTGCAGAGCCCGCAGGGCCAGTCCTTCTCGGTCAAGCTTCTCGACTTTCTGCAATATCTGGTGCCGCTGTACGCCCAGGAGGGCCGGTACAGGCTGACCATCGCCCTCGGCTGCACAGGCGGCAGACACCGTTCCGTAGCCACCGCGGAGATGGTCTCCAAGGAACTCAAGCGCGCGGGATATGCCGTGACGCTGGAACACCGCCACGTCGACCGCTGAGTGCCAACATGCCAGACAAGAAACCAGCCGGTATCATCCTCGTCACCCACACCAACTACGGCCACGCGCTCCTGGAGGCGGCGGGCTTCATCATGGGCTCGCAGGAAGGATGCGCCGCCATCGGCGTGGATGCGTCCCAGGATGTTGAAGAGACGGTGGCGGAAATCCGCAGGCGTCTGAAAGAACTGGACAGCGGTAACGGTGTCCTTATCCTCACGGATATGTTCGGCGGCACCCCCACCAATCTGAGCCTGTCCCTCCTGTCCTCGGGCAAGGTGGAGGTCATCACCGGGGTCAACATGCCCATGCTCCTCAAGGTTCTCGGCAACCGGACCCTTCCCCTGCGCGAACTGGCGGCCGCAGCCAAAAAGGCCG
Proteins encoded:
- the rpoN gene encoding RNA polymerase factor sigma-54 — its product is MGLELRQQLKLSQQLVMTPQLQQAIKLLQLSRVELMEQVQQELMENPFLEEGSEDQGDAEQPQDSRTDGESEALMRDADWENYLGEFSSSARQSGAREAESPEEGLSFEARLTAKPSLEGHLAWQMRLSDFDEEAMNVGEHVIGNLNPSGYLMSSVEDIAGESGSSPEKVESVILAMQRFDPVGVASRDPRECLLVQMDVLGMDDPVLRSLVSDHLEDLEKKRYKPLARKFKLSLDELKEYLDVIQSLDPMPGASFGTGEPQYVSPDAYVYKYDDEFVIVLNEEGLPKLTLNSLYMDGMAAERGKSKDYFQERMRSAVWLIKSLYQRQRTLYKVIESIVRFQRDFFEEGVTHLKPLILKDVADDINMHESTVSRITTNKYVATPHGTFELKFFFNSALEMEDGSQVGSESVKALIKQLIDKEDPKKPLSDEKIADMLKDRLHVNIARRTVAKYRTALGISSSSKRKQIF
- the hpf gene encoding ribosome hibernation-promoting factor, HPF/YfiA family; its protein translation is MNIAFNFMDFEPSDHLKEYAHKRFGKLEKLLTNSDGADVQVNLSVQKRVNQTAEVVVSDDNLYISASEQTADMYSTIDLVLDKVLTQIKKLRDKQKMVRRPAKTEAGPVDVAPEPEEAERRIVRADSFQPKPMDEEEAAMQLESLDYDFLVFRNAETSRINVIYRRHDGDFGLIDPAST
- a CDS encoding PTS sugar transporter subunit IIA; this encodes MKLGDYLRRDYVLPNLQAGSKAEVLSELIQPLAQEQPEVDADKARRVLMEREKLGTTGIGGGVAIPHGKIDELEDIILVAGRSSRGVEFDALDQQPCHIFFMVLAPENAAGQHLRILAHISRLLKDEDFRRSFLSAEDAGDLWELLHNA
- the rapZ gene encoding RNase adapter RapZ, which produces MEHGPAFPIVILTGLSGAGKSTALRVFEDMGFFCVDGLPVGMVPKLASLYKGQDHRNTRGLALGMDIRQHDFLDDWNAAADEITSQGLRTQIVFLEAETGELLRRYHETRRPHPLEQEDMGLEQALAEERRILSPLRSQASLVIDTTTYSIHDLRRALQEKWANLAENGQGMRVHVISFGFKYASPKEADLMFDLRFLPNPFFDERLKPLTGRDRDVADYVLQSPQGQSFSVKLLDFLQYLVPLYAQEGRYRLTIALGCTGGRHRSVATAEMVSKELKRAGYAVTLEHRHVDR
- a CDS encoding PTS sugar transporter subunit IIA, with translation MPDKKPAGIILVTHTNYGHALLEAAGFIMGSQEGCAAIGVDASQDVEETVAEIRRRLKELDSGNGVLILTDMFGGTPTNLSLSLLSSGKVEVITGVNMPMLLKVLGNRTLPLRELAAAAKKAGLQGIVVAGEVLSQKVADN